From the Alkaliphilus flagellatus genome, the window GCTATAGGTAGCATTATTGCTGGTATTGCACAGCTAGCGTTTATAGTACCATTTGTATATAAAGAAGGATATAAATATAAGTTTATATTAAATATAAAAGATAAATATATAAAAAGCATGGCCTATACGGCAATACCTGTAATAATAGGAGCCTCTGTTAATCAAATTAATACTTTAGTTGACAGAACATTAGCATCTAATTTAGCAGTAGGTGGAATATCAGCTCTTAACTATGCTAATAAACTAAATGGCTTTGTTCAGGGAATATTTGTTATGTCGTTGACCACTGTAATGTACCCTGTAATATCTAAAATGGCGGCAGAAAAAAATATAGAAGGACTTAAAAAGTCTGTATCGGAAGCTATAGGTAGTATTAACCTGTTAGTTATACCTGCTACAGTAGGATCAATGGTATTTGCAGGTCCAGTAGTTAATCTTTTGTTTGGCAGGGGAGCTTTTGATGCGGGGGCAGTAACCATGACATCTAGTGCCTTATTTTATTACTCTATAGGTATGATAGGTTTTGGTTTAAGGGATGTACTAGCAAGAGCTTTTTATTCTCTACAAGATACTAAGACACCTGCTATAAATGCAGCAATAGCCATGGTTATGAATATAGTATTAAATATTATACTTTCTAAATTTTTAGGTATAGGTGGACTTGCTTTAGCTACGAGTATATCTGCTATAGTTTGTACTGGGTTATTATTTGCAAATCTTCGTAAAAAGATAGGGTCATTTGGTATGAAGAATATAATCATTTCCTTTATAAAAATACTATGTGCTTCCTTAGTTATGGGAATAATAGCTAGATTATCATATAATATCTTATTTAGGATTATTGGTGCTAATTTATCCTTAATAGTTTCAATAGGTATAGGTGCCATAATGTATTTCATTATTATCTACTTTATGAAGATAGAAGAAGTCGACACTATGATAAATGCAGTCAAGAAAAAACTAAAAAGAAGTGTGAACAATGCTTAAAAACAAAGGACAAATAATTAATGTAATATCATGGACAGCCCTTATATTTTGGCTAGTCCTGATTTTTTACCTATCAGCTCAACCAGTCCATCAGTCTAATGGACTGAGTAAGAAGGTAACAGAAGTTATAATAGAAAAAGTAGAAATAATTGCTCCATATTCTAACTTTAATATTAGTAGAATGAACCATTTAGTAAGAAAAAATGCTCATTTTTTTGCTTATTTAATTCTAGGTATATTAGTTATGAATGTACTTAGGAGAAGTGGGATGAAGATAAATAAAGGAGTTATTTTATCTTTATCGTTTTGCATTCTTTACGCCATGTCCGATGAATTTCACCAACTATTTGTACCTGGTCGGGGTGCACAGGTTAAAGATGTTTTGCTTGATAGTGCTGGAGCTGTTGTTGGCATTGGAATCTATTTGGTAGTAAAATTTATAGTTAATAAAGCTCAAATAAGAAATAAAAGTCATGCATAGTGATTTTATACATATGGCTTTTATTTTTTTATGTAAAAGGTGCAAGTAGAAATTATTTAATATCTTTATCTTAATTGACACCTATACACACTAAGTAGTATAGTTATTATAAGGAAAATTGCACCAAGGGGGATAATGGAACATGAAGAAAAAAATGTTGGGGGCCTTGTTGTTCTCAATAGATGCGCTACTAATTAACCTAGCTTATATTGCGGCCTTTTACATACGTTTTGATGCGGATTTTACCGGTGTAAACGCTACTAAATATTTACCTGTATATTTTGAACACTTTATTACTTTTACATTGATAAAGTTAGCCATATTTTACATCTTTGGTATGTACAAAAACCTATGGCGCTATGCTAGTATAGAAGAGGTTTTTCAAATAGTTGGTACAGCCTTTGTTGCCAACACAGGAATTATTACATATATGGTACTTACTCAGCAAATGCTACCGAGAAGTATTTATTTGCTGGCTTTTATTTTAGATACAATTTTAATTGGTGGTGTAAGGCTTAGCGTTAGAGCTACCCGTAATATTAGAGATAACAATTTATTTAGGAAGAAAGAATATAAAAGGGTGCTTATAATTGGTGCGGGACAGGCAGGAGCTTT encodes:
- the murJ gene encoding murein biosynthesis integral membrane protein MurJ, with product MKKTAILLMILTIFSKIFGFARDIILSYFYGASNISDAYLISTTIPIAIFSFVGVGISTGYIPMYSKVENKKGTKEANKFTNNLVNTLLIICTALVVFGLVFTAPLVKLFASGFEGETLNLAINFTRISIAGIYFSTLIFVYNGFLQIKGNYVIPALIGFPMNIVTILSIVVSAKTNVVVLAIGSIIAGIAQLAFIVPFVYKEGYKYKFILNIKDKYIKSMAYTAIPVIIGASVNQINTLVDRTLASNLAVGGISALNYANKLNGFVQGIFVMSLTTVMYPVISKMAAEKNIEGLKKSVSEAIGSINLLVIPATVGSMVFAGPVVNLLFGRGAFDAGAVTMTSSALFYYSIGMIGFGLRDVLARAFYSLQDTKTPAINAAIAMVMNIVLNIILSKFLGIGGLALATSISAIVCTGLLFANLRKKIGSFGMKNIIISFIKILCASLVMGIIARLSYNILFRIIGANLSLIVSIGIGAIMYFIIIYFMKIEEVDTMINAVKKKLKRSVNNA
- a CDS encoding VanZ family protein — translated: MLKNKGQIINVISWTALIFWLVLIFYLSAQPVHQSNGLSKKVTEVIIEKVEIIAPYSNFNISRMNHLVRKNAHFFAYLILGILVMNVLRRSGMKINKGVILSLSFCILYAMSDEFHQLFVPGRGAQVKDVLLDSAGAVVGIGIYLVVKFIVNKAQIRNKSHA